Proteins encoded by one window of Massilia sp. NR 4-1:
- a CDS encoding acyl-CoA thioesterase, producing the protein MTTPDNTLIHSENRGLPPGKMPELRVMPAPADANVYGDVFGGWIMAQVDIAGSLPATRRANGRVATIAVNSFVFKHPVFVGDLLSFYADIVKVGNTSITVNVEVYAERNRLQACTVKVTEATLTYVATGPDRKPRPVPPIETLLKQR; encoded by the coding sequence ATGACCACGCCAGACAACACCCTGATCCATTCCGAAAACCGCGGCCTGCCACCGGGCAAAATGCCCGAGCTGCGCGTGATGCCCGCGCCGGCCGACGCCAACGTCTACGGCGACGTGTTCGGCGGCTGGATCATGGCCCAGGTCGACATTGCCGGCTCGCTGCCTGCCACGCGCCGCGCCAATGGCCGCGTCGCCACCATCGCGGTCAATTCCTTCGTCTTCAAACACCCAGTGTTCGTCGGTGATCTACTGTCCTTCTATGCTGATATTGTCAAAGTTGGCAATACGTCCATCACCGTCAATGTCGAGGTGTACGCGGAGCGCAACCGCCTGCAGGCCTGCACCGTCAAGGTGACGGAAGCCACGCTGACCTATGTGGCCACCGGCCCTGACCGCAAACCGCGCCCCGTGCCGCCGATCGAGACGCTGCTCAAGCAGCGCTAA
- a CDS encoding ABC transporter ATP-binding protein/permease — MRRYSNSPPPSDSKTPPSRGDLATLKTLLPYLWVYKWRVLLALLCLVGAKTANVGVPVVLKNLVDQMTVTPDKPQALLVLPVAALVAYGLLRLSTTVFTELREFLFARVTQRAVRTIALKVFRHLHSLSLRFHLGRQTGGMTRDIERGTRSVGSLISYTLFNILPTLVEITLVLAYLVTHYDIWFSVITFTALVLYITFTVMVTDWRTHFRRTMNDLDSKANTKAIDSLLNYETVKYFGNEEYEAKRYDEGLQRYESAAVKSQTSLSFLNTGQSLIIASAVTLILWRATQGVIDGKMTLGDLVLVNAFMIQLYIPLNFLGVIYREIKQSLADMERLFSLLDQNREVADAPDARPLLTHGATVKFSHVDFSYESKRQILFDVDFTIPAGTTTAVVGHSGSGKSTLSRLLYRFYEVNGGAITIDGQDLRSLTQASLRHAIGIVPQDTVLFNDSIEYNIAYGRPGASKEEIVAAARAASIHDFIESLPDGYASLVGERGLKLSGGEKQRVAIARTLLKNPAILIFDEATSALDSKAEQAIQAELKEISRSRTTMVIAHRLSTVADADQILVLDHGRIVERGTHQALLAAEGLYAQMWERQQAKGDEDLSSPAPAAA; from the coding sequence ATGCGCCGCTATTCGAACTCGCCACCGCCATCCGACAGCAAAACCCCGCCCAGCCGTGGCGATCTCGCCACGCTGAAAACCCTGCTGCCCTATCTGTGGGTATACAAATGGCGCGTGCTGCTGGCGCTGCTCTGCCTGGTGGGTGCGAAGACGGCCAATGTCGGCGTGCCGGTGGTGCTGAAAAACCTGGTGGACCAGATGACGGTCACGCCCGACAAGCCGCAAGCCCTGCTGGTGTTGCCGGTGGCGGCCCTGGTGGCGTATGGCCTGCTGCGCCTGTCCACCACCGTGTTCACCGAGCTGCGTGAATTCCTGTTCGCCCGCGTCACCCAGCGCGCCGTGCGCACCATTGCGCTCAAGGTCTTCCGCCATCTGCATTCGCTGTCGCTGCGCTTCCACCTGGGCCGCCAGACCGGCGGCATGACGCGGGATATCGAGCGCGGAACGCGCAGCGTCGGCTCGCTGATCTCCTACACCCTGTTCAATATCCTGCCCACCCTGGTGGAGATCACGCTGGTGCTGGCTTACCTCGTCACGCACTACGATATCTGGTTCTCGGTGATCACCTTTACCGCGCTGGTGCTCTATATCACCTTCACCGTCATGGTCACGGACTGGCGCACCCACTTCCGCCGCACCATGAACGATCTGGACTCGAAAGCCAACACCAAGGCCATCGACTCCCTGCTCAACTACGAAACGGTGAAGTACTTCGGCAACGAGGAATACGAGGCCAAGCGCTATGACGAAGGCCTGCAGCGCTACGAATCGGCGGCCGTGAAGTCGCAGACCTCGCTGTCCTTCCTCAACACCGGGCAGTCGCTGATTATCGCCAGCGCCGTCACGCTGATCCTGTGGCGCGCCACCCAGGGCGTCATCGATGGCAAGATGACGCTGGGCGATCTGGTGCTGGTGAATGCCTTCATGATCCAGCTGTACATCCCGCTCAATTTCCTCGGCGTGATCTACCGCGAGATCAAGCAAAGCCTGGCCGATATGGAGCGCCTGTTCTCTCTGCTCGACCAGAACCGCGAGGTGGCCGATGCGCCCGATGCGCGTCCCCTGCTCACGCATGGCGCCACGGTGAAATTCTCCCACGTCGATTTCAGCTACGAGAGCAAGCGCCAGATCCTGTTCGATGTCGACTTCACCATCCCGGCCGGCACCACCACGGCGGTGGTGGGACATAGCGGCTCCGGCAAGTCCACCTTATCGCGCCTGCTGTACCGTTTCTATGAAGTGAATGGCGGCGCCATCACTATCGACGGCCAGGACCTGCGCTCGCTGACGCAAGCTTCGCTGCGCCATGCCATCGGCATCGTGCCGCAGGATACGGTGCTGTTCAATGACAGCATCGAATACAACATCGCTTACGGACGGCCCGGCGCCAGCAAGGAAGAAATCGTCGCCGCCGCGCGTGCCGCCTCCATCCACGACTTCATCGAAAGCCTGCCGGACGGCTATGCTTCGCTGGTGGGCGAGCGAGGGCTGAAGCTGTCGGGCGGCGAAAAGCAGCGCGTGGCGATTGCGCGCACGCTGCTGAAAAATCCCGCCATCCTGATCTTCGACGAAGCCACCTCCGCGCTCGACTCCAAGGCCGAGCAGGCGATCCAGGCCGAATTGAAGGAGATTTCGCGCAGCCGCACCACCATGGTCATCGCCCACCGCCTGTCCACCGTGGCCGACGCCGACCAGATTCTCGTGCTCGATCATGGCCGCATCGTCGAACGCGGCACCCACCAGGCGCTGCTCGCCGCCGAAGGCCTGTATGCCCAGATGTGGGAACGCCAGCAAGCCAAAGGTGACGAAGATCTTTCTTCGCCCGCTCCTGCCGCCGCCTGA